In Planctomycetota bacterium, one genomic interval encodes:
- a CDS encoding DUF2934 domain-containing protein, whose translation MAKKKTTKKTTKSAKTSKKKNTTGTATPVKAKSESSKGSTMSKTAKKPAAPRGRKTAKSALTPVITVTHDQIAARAYEIWLANGCPQGQDDYNWRTAEAQLLAEANK comes from the coding sequence ATGGCCAAGAAGAAGACCACCAAGAAGACCACCAAGTCCGCCAAGACCTCCAAGAAAAAGAACACCACGGGCACTGCGACGCCTGTGAAAGCCAAGTCCGAATCTTCCAAGGGTTCCACCATGTCCAAGACCGCCAAGAAGCCCGCCGCGCCCCGCGGCCGCAAGACCGCCAAATCCGCCCTGACCCCCGTCATCACCGTTACGCACGACCAGATCGCCGCGCGCGCCTACGAAATCTGGCTCGCCAACGGATGTCCGCAGGGTCAGGACGATTACAACTGGCGCACCGCCGAAGCTCAGCTCCTGGCTGAAGCCAACAAGTAA
- a CDS encoding nucleotide pyrophosphohydrolase: protein MDTPLTLAAFQKHIYDRYYATDSARGAAATFVWFIEEVGELATALHGKDDDNLAEEFADVLAWLCTLANIKGVDLEAAVRGKYLTGGGPVGHK, encoded by the coding sequence ATGGATACACCCCTGACACTGGCGGCGTTTCAAAAGCACATCTACGACCGGTATTACGCCACCGACAGCGCCCGCGGCGCGGCGGCGACGTTCGTCTGGTTCATCGAGGAAGTCGGCGAGCTGGCAACCGCGCTGCACGGCAAGGACGATGACAATCTCGCGGAGGAATTCGCCGATGTGCTGGCGTGGCTCTGCACGCTGGCGAATATCAAGGGCGTCGACCTCGAAGCGGCGGTGCGCGGCAAATACCTGACCGGCGGCGGGCCGGTGGGACATAAATAA
- the lnt gene encoding apolipoprotein N-acyltransferase codes for MLPMQSRAYEHPRWHTTAWPGVAILAALTAGLLWLSFPRPDVWPLAHVSLVPLTLAALRARRTRSLILITYLTGFVWWLVAIAWMIPVTAPGYACLSAYKALYFVAFVLIVRSIASRRRWPLALVVPVVWVGLEYMRGVFLSGFPWFELGHSQPTIMIQIADTIGAYGVSFLTAMTSGLLADLLTRPLFEAHGKQWGAPLRFSLPFWTLAMAVTLVYGQWRMNQPIDVGHTIRVTVVQTNIPQSNKESPTDEQDWANFQSMLQMSDQALADKPDLIVWPETMVPRAINDESVDLFRRLNPPMAVYHDELLAWVARTGVPLMVGAHGMDDWPPYNPATPVFRPHRRYNSAYLIEPPGRIAGRYDKIHRVPFGEYIPWVESIPPLKDLLLRLTPYQTDYTLRAGTEATVFHVKAADGRAWGISTPICFEDVISDVPREMVYGGGGAKRVDLLVNLTNDGWFAGTAQCPQHEQIARFRCVENRVSEARSVNTGVSSFIDSCGRIIARVIVDGRTQQVAGYATHDLTLDSRTTIYSVVGDTVGVVCFVGTAIMAVLGLAQFFWRKGHT; via the coding sequence ATGCTGCCCATGCAATCCCGCGCCTATGAACATCCGCGATGGCACACGACCGCATGGCCGGGCGTGGCGATCCTCGCGGCGCTGACGGCGGGGCTGCTCTGGCTTTCGTTTCCGCGACCCGACGTCTGGCCCCTCGCGCATGTCTCGCTCGTGCCGCTCACGCTCGCCGCGCTCCGCGCCCGCCGGACGCGATCGCTGATCCTCATCACGTATCTGACCGGCTTCGTCTGGTGGCTCGTCGCCATCGCATGGATGATCCCCGTCACGGCGCCGGGATACGCGTGCCTTTCCGCCTACAAGGCGCTGTACTTCGTCGCCTTCGTGCTCATCGTGCGCTCCATCGCCAGTCGCCGCCGCTGGCCCCTTGCGCTGGTCGTGCCCGTCGTCTGGGTCGGTCTTGAATACATGCGCGGCGTGTTCCTCTCCGGGTTCCCGTGGTTCGAACTCGGGCACTCGCAGCCGACGATCATGATCCAGATCGCCGACACGATCGGCGCCTACGGTGTGAGTTTCCTCACCGCCATGACCAGCGGGCTTCTCGCCGACCTGCTCACGCGTCCGCTCTTTGAAGCACATGGCAAACAATGGGGTGCGCCGTTGCGATTCAGTCTGCCGTTCTGGACGCTGGCGATGGCGGTCACGCTCGTGTACGGACAATGGCGGATGAATCAGCCGATCGATGTGGGTCATACGATCCGCGTCACCGTCGTGCAGACGAACATACCGCAGAGCAACAAGGAATCGCCGACCGACGAGCAGGACTGGGCGAATTTTCAGTCGATGCTTCAGATGAGCGATCAGGCGCTGGCGGATAAGCCGGACCTGATCGTCTGGCCCGAGACGATGGTGCCGCGGGCGATCAATGACGAGTCGGTCGATCTGTTTCGCCGGCTCAATCCGCCGATGGCGGTGTATCACGATGAGCTATTGGCTTGGGTCGCGCGGACGGGCGTGCCGCTGATGGTGGGGGCGCACGGGATGGACGATTGGCCCCCGTACAACCCGGCGACGCCGGTGTTTCGGCCGCATCGCCGCTACAACTCCGCGTACCTGATCGAGCCGCCGGGCCGTATCGCTGGCCGGTATGACAAAATTCATCGTGTGCCGTTCGGGGAGTACATCCCCTGGGTCGAGAGCATTCCGCCGCTCAAGGACCTGCTGCTTCGGCTCACGCCGTATCAGACCGACTACACGCTTCGCGCCGGCACCGAAGCGACGGTCTTCCATGTCAAAGCCGCCGACGGGCGCGCGTGGGGCATCTCCACGCCGATCTGTTTTGAGGATGTCATCAGCGATGTCCCTCGGGAAATGGTGTACGGCGGGGGGGGGGCGAAACGCGTGGACCTTCTGGTGAATCTGACCAACGACGGTTGGTTCGCCGGCACCGCCCAGTGCCCGCAGCACGAGCAGATCGCGCGCTTCCGCTGCGTCGAGAATCGCGTGTCCGAAGCGCGCTCCGTGAACACCGGCGTGAGCAGTTTCATCGACTCGTGCGGCCGCATCATCGCCCGCGTCATCGTCGACGGACGCACGCAACAGGTCGCCGGGTACGCCACGCACGACCTGACTCTCGACAGCCGCACGACGATCTATTCGGTTGTGGGCGACACGGTCGGCGTCGTCTGCTTCGTCGGAACGGCTATCATGGCGGTACTCGGACTGGCGCAATTTTTCTGGCGGAAGGGCCATACATGA
- a CDS encoding MreB/Mrl family cell shape determining protein: MLGWFSVDMGIDLGTCNTLVCVRGEGIVLNEPSVVAVQKGTNKVLQGGNAVGWVAKEMLGKTPGSITAIRPLKDGVISDFEITEAMLAYFIRKVQGRTRFVGPRVVISIPSGITAVEKRAVLDSAERAGARRVFLVEEPMAAAIGAGLPVAEATASMIVDIGGGTTEVAIMSLADIAECTSVRVAGDDLDEAIINHMKKTYNLMIGEQTAERIKIEIGSAAPLEQERTMEVRGRDMISGLPRKTVVTSEEIRECLQEPLSSIINTVTRTLERAEPELAADLVDNGITLAGGGALLRGIDTILSNATGLETRIAEDPLTCVARGTSIYLENIEEWKNQLQSDLDEI; this comes from the coding sequence CTGTTAGGCTGGTTCAGCGTCGATATGGGCATCGACCTCGGAACGTGCAACACGCTCGTGTGCGTGCGCGGCGAGGGCATCGTGCTCAACGAGCCCTCCGTCGTCGCCGTGCAGAAGGGCACCAACAAGGTCCTTCAGGGCGGCAATGCCGTCGGCTGGGTCGCCAAGGAAATGCTCGGCAAGACCCCCGGAAGCATCACGGCAATTCGCCCCCTTAAAGACGGCGTCATCAGCGACTTTGAAATCACCGAAGCGATGCTTGCCTACTTCATCCGCAAAGTGCAGGGCCGCACGCGCTTCGTCGGCCCGCGCGTCGTCATCTCGATTCCCTCGGGCATCACCGCCGTCGAAAAACGCGCTGTCCTCGACTCCGCCGAGCGGGCCGGGGCGCGCCGCGTCTTCCTCGTCGAGGAGCCCATGGCCGCCGCCATCGGCGCCGGGCTCCCCGTCGCCGAGGCCACCGCGTCGATGATCGTCGACATCGGCGGCGGCACGACCGAAGTCGCCATCATGTCCCTCGCCGACATCGCCGAGTGCACCTCCGTGCGCGTCGCCGGCGACGATCTGGACGAGGCGATCATCAATCACATGAAAAAGACCTACAACCTGATGATCGGCGAGCAGACCGCCGAACGCATCAAGATCGAGATCGGCTCGGCCGCGCCGCTCGAGCAGGAGCGCACGATGGAAGTGCGCGGCCGGGACATGATCAGCGGGCTGCCCCGCAAAACCGTCGTCACCAGCGAGGAAATCCGCGAGTGCCTTCAGGAACCGCTCTCCTCCATCATCAACACCGTGACGCGCACCCTCGAACGCGCTGAGCCCGAACTCGCCGCCGACCTTGTCGATAACGGCATCACCCTCGCCGGCGGCGGCGCGCTGCTCCGCGGCATCGACACGATTCTCTCCAACGCGACCGGCCTCGAAACCCGCATCGCCGAGGACCCGCTCACCTGCGTCGCCCGCGGCACGAGCATCTACCTCGAAAACATCGAGGAATGGAAGAACCAGCTTCAGAGCGATCTGGATGAAATCTGA
- the rsmH gene encoding 16S rRNA (cytosine(1402)-N(4))-methyltransferase RsmH — protein sequence MTDISHTQGAAEAGHVPVLMEQVLSVLSPRPGRTVLDCTLGRGGHAAAILPLLAPGGRYVGLDVDPTNIEHGRNTLRHEGVQVDCVCTNFASARAVLDELNVARVDGVLADLGFASTQMADASRGLSFTAEGPLDMRLDPSLITTAADLLASLSETELADVIYEYGEERFSRRIARKIVAFRQSQPIKTTGQLADLCAAAYGGHGRGRHRIDPATRTFQALRIAVNDELGVLRRLLEELPRLLASGGRAAIISFHSLEDRMVKQAFLKWHQDGQAERLTKKPLIAGDAEIARNRRSRSAKLRGIEWRELPPDESPIE from the coding sequence ATGACGGACATTTCACACACACAAGGCGCGGCGGAAGCGGGGCATGTTCCGGTTTTGATGGAGCAGGTGCTGTCGGTGCTGTCGCCGAGGCCGGGGCGGACGGTGCTCGACTGCACGCTGGGCCGGGGCGGTCACGCGGCGGCGATCCTGCCGCTTCTAGCGCCGGGCGGTCGATACGTCGGCCTCGACGTCGACCCGACGAACATCGAGCATGGTCGCAACACGCTGCGTCACGAAGGCGTGCAGGTCGATTGCGTGTGCACGAATTTCGCCTCCGCGCGGGCGGTGCTCGATGAACTGAACGTCGCGCGGGTGGACGGGGTGCTGGCGGATTTGGGGTTTGCATCGACGCAGATGGCGGATGCATCGCGCGGTTTGAGTTTCACGGCGGAGGGGCCATTGGACATGCGGCTCGACCCGTCGCTGATCACGACGGCGGCGGATCTGCTGGCGAGTCTAAGCGAGACGGAACTGGCGGACGTCATCTACGAATATGGGGAGGAGCGGTTTTCGCGGAGAATCGCACGAAAAATTGTGGCTTTTCGGCAGAGCCAGCCGATAAAAACGACGGGGCAACTCGCCGATCTCTGCGCCGCCGCGTATGGCGGGCACGGAAGGGGGCGACACCGGATCGATCCGGCGACCCGCACTTTTCAGGCCCTCCGCATCGCCGTCAATGATGAACTGGGCGTGCTGAGGCGACTGCTCGAAGAGCTGCCCCGATTGCTGGCGAGCGGCGGGCGTGCTGCGATCATCAGCTTCCATTCGCTCGAAGACCGCATGGTCAAGCAGGCGTTTTTGAAGTGGCATCAGGACGGTCAAGCCGAGCGCCTGACGAAGAAGCCGCTCATCGCCGGCGACGCGGAGATCGCCAGGAATCGTCGAAGCCGCAGCGCGAAACTGCGCGGGATTGAATGGCGAGAGTTGCCCCCGGACGAATCGCCAATAGAATAG
- a CDS encoding LysM peptidoglycan-binding domain-containing protein — protein MTRETKIGLLVGMGVIILIGILISDHLSDAQRQQPAQLAGNVPPEISRDMIPSPVRLSDSGPGASSPLPLPSQLGNPGEHAATTAGPRPDIIRQDGLDRDLIPAMKTMTDLPPNTAGIIGQQRAVESARDTVRPTPNPVPTTGSSNTGVSSTSAIPEGFVVVDGHRATLGVMSNGNTTAAPKQTIHYVKEGETLSAIARQYYGNPGDYQIILDANRKAIPNENLVRPGVRLIIPSKSAPAPGNVAPAPASTPPAASPKPTAPQATRTAEYTVQEDDTLSSLAAKFMGSSKNWQKLYELNKDRISNPDRIAEGTVIRVPAR, from the coding sequence ATGACCAGGGAAACGAAAATCGGGTTGCTCGTGGGAATGGGCGTGATCATCCTCATCGGGATTCTGATCAGCGATCATCTTTCCGATGCGCAGCGTCAGCAGCCCGCGCAGCTCGCCGGCAACGTCCCGCCGGAAATCAGCCGCGACATGATTCCCTCGCCCGTGCGCTTGAGCGATTCGGGTCCGGGCGCATCGTCGCCGTTGCCGCTGCCGTCGCAGCTTGGCAATCCCGGCGAACACGCCGCGACGACCGCCGGGCCGCGTCCGGACATCATCCGGCAGGACGGGCTGGATCGTGATCTGATTCCCGCCATGAAGACGATGACCGACCTGCCGCCCAACACGGCGGGGATCATCGGCCAGCAGCGCGCCGTCGAATCCGCCCGCGACACCGTCCGCCCGACGCCCAATCCTGTTCCGACCACCGGTTCTTCCAACACCGGCGTGAGCAGCACCAGCGCCATCCCCGAAGGCTTCGTCGTCGTCGACGGTCACCGCGCGACGCTGGGCGTCATGAGCAATGGCAACACGACCGCCGCACCGAAACAGACCATCCACTACGTCAAGGAAGGCGAAACACTCTCGGCCATCGCCCGTCAGTACTATGGCAACCCCGGCGATTACCAGATCATTCTCGACGCCAACCGCAAGGCGATCCCCAACGAAAACCTCGTCCGCCCGGGCGTGCGGCTGATCATCCCCAGCAAATCCGCCCCCGCCCCCGGAAATGTTGCTCCCGCGCCGGCTTCGACGCCGCCCGCCGCGTCGCCCAAGCCGACCGCACCGCAGGCGACCAGGACCGCCGAGTACACGGTCCAAGAGGACGACACGCTCTCGAGTCTCGCCGCCAAGTTCATGGGCTCGTCCAAGAACTGGCAGAAGCTCTACGAGCTTAACAAGGATCGCATTTCCAACCCCGATCGCATCGCGGAGGGGACGGTCATCCGCGTGCCCGCCCGCTGA
- the rfaE2 gene encoding D-glycero-beta-D-manno-heptose 1-phosphate adenylyltransferase, giving the protein MKHLVEFIDRWQTRRVIVVGDFMLDQYVYGNAERLSPDAPVPVLRVDREEHMPGGASNVCMDLAALKCHVTCIGVTGADATGDLLRAKLREAKCDSTFLVADASRRTTVKRSYIGLAQHRHPQKMFRVDTEDNGHLDSATIDKLLAHVAAALKDADVLCIEDYNKGVLGEGVSQRVIELAKKAGVPVLVDPAAIEDYSRYRGATAITPNRTEAEKATGKTAGDDAAVHAMAVKLLDDLALDAVVLTLDRHGALLLERGGEPTAVPTEARNVYDVSGAGDMVLAMLAGARANGANWLDAVKLANVAAGLEVEKFGVVPIPLEEVHLALLLRDHHQMGKVRTADQLEAELKAWRQQGRKIAFTNGCFDILHAGHVRVLQGARAMGDLLVLAVNTDVSIRAQKGPQRPIVNEDERVQLLAALECVDYIVLFGDGKGGEGDTPIPLIKRLQPDVLVKGGTYSHDQVVGWEIVESYGGKVATVPPVEGLSTTNIVERIRGKA; this is encoded by the coding sequence ATGAAACACCTCGTCGAATTCATCGACCGCTGGCAAACCCGACGCGTCATCGTCGTCGGCGACTTCATGCTCGATCAATACGTTTACGGCAACGCCGAGCGATTGAGCCCCGATGCCCCCGTCCCCGTCCTGCGCGTCGACCGCGAGGAGCACATGCCCGGCGGAGCGTCGAATGTCTGCATGGACCTGGCGGCGCTGAAGTGCCATGTCACCTGCATCGGCGTGACCGGCGCCGACGCGACCGGCGACCTGCTTCGCGCAAAACTTCGGGAAGCAAAGTGCGATTCGACGTTTCTCGTCGCCGACGCCTCGCGGCGCACGACGGTCAAGCGTTCATACATCGGTCTGGCCCAACATCGCCATCCGCAGAAAATGTTCCGCGTCGATACCGAAGACAACGGTCACCTCGATTCGGCGACGATCGACAAACTGCTCGCGCATGTCGCGGCGGCGCTCAAGGATGCCGACGTGCTGTGCATCGAAGATTACAACAAGGGCGTGCTCGGCGAGGGCGTCAGTCAGCGCGTCATCGAACTGGCGAAAAAAGCCGGCGTGCCGGTGCTGGTCGATCCGGCGGCGATCGAAGACTATTCGCGCTACCGCGGCGCGACGGCGATCACGCCCAACCGCACCGAAGCGGAGAAGGCCACCGGCAAGACGGCCGGCGACGACGCGGCGGTGCATGCGATGGCCGTGAAACTGCTCGATGATCTGGCGCTGGACGCGGTGGTGCTGACGCTCGATCGTCATGGGGCGCTGCTGCTGGAGCGCGGGGGCGAGCCCACGGCCGTGCCGACGGAGGCGCGGAATGTGTACGATGTCAGCGGCGCGGGGGACATGGTGCTCGCCATGCTCGCCGGCGCGCGGGCCAATGGGGCCAACTGGCTCGATGCGGTCAAGCTCGCCAACGTCGCGGCGGGGCTCGAAGTCGAAAAATTCGGCGTCGTGCCCATCCCGCTCGAAGAAGTCCATCTCGCCCTCTTGCTGCGCGATCATCATCAGATGGGCAAGGTCCGCACGGCCGATCAGCTTGAGGCGGAACTGAAGGCGTGGCGCCAGCAGGGACGCAAAATCGCCTTCACCAACGGCTGTTTTGACATTCTTCATGCCGGTCACGTCCGCGTTTTGCAGGGCGCGCGGGCGATGGGCGATCTGCTCGTATTGGCGGTGAACACGGACGTGTCGATCCGGGCGCAGAAGGGACCGCAGCGCCCGATCGTCAATGAGGACGAGCGCGTGCAGCTCCTCGCGGCGCTCGAGTGCGTCGACTACATCGTGCTGTTCGGCGACGGCAAAGGCGGCGAAGGCGACACGCCCATCCCGCTCATCAAGCGACTCCAACCCGATGTGCTCGTCAAAGGCGGGACGTACAGCCACGACCAGGTCGTCGGCTGGGAAATCGTCGAAAGCTACGGCGGAAAAGTCGCGACGGTCCCGCCGGTGGAGGGATTATCGACGACGAACATCGTGGAGCGCATTCGCGGGAAGGCGTGA
- the lpxK gene encoding tetraacyldisaccharide 4'-kinase has protein sequence MPFVTYLSSNALSHPPFIANPFARAAAAFASPFYAAGVTLRNLAFDSGVRRMHKAHVPVISVGNLTAGGTGKTPMVIYLVQALGKLGATPAVLMRGYKADPNVGSEERLLLGEALGDTPIITDADRARGAQLIGREHPQVNVIVLDDGFQHRRLHRDLDLVLIDATNPFGYGHILPWGLMREPRGALKRADAIIVTRCDQIDAPALDKLDATLKSITGQVPLAHASHHWASITDGRDQSVQTSGQSVIVMCAIGNPRALIAQAEERFDVVESIVLPDHHHYRPEDLRRADQLAKQTGAAAVLTTHKDWVKLRTLIESTPLSVPVWRPHLVMRLDNGADALTELVSKTLHP, from the coding sequence ATGCCTTTTGTCACATATCTGTCGAGCAACGCATTGAGCCACCCGCCTTTCATCGCCAATCCCTTCGCCCGCGCCGCGGCGGCGTTCGCTTCGCCGTTTTACGCGGCGGGCGTCACGCTGCGCAATCTCGCCTTCGACTCGGGCGTGCGGCGGATGCACAAGGCGCATGTGCCCGTCATCAGCGTCGGCAATCTCACCGCCGGAGGCACGGGCAAGACGCCGATGGTGATTTACCTCGTGCAGGCGCTTGGCAAGCTCGGCGCGACGCCGGCGGTATTGATGCGCGGATACAAGGCCGACCCGAACGTCGGCTCCGAAGAACGCCTGCTGCTGGGCGAAGCGCTGGGCGACACACCGATCATCACGGATGCGGATCGCGCCCGAGGCGCGCAGCTCATCGGCCGCGAGCATCCTCAAGTCAATGTCATCGTGCTCGATGACGGGTTTCAGCATCGGCGTCTGCACCGCGATCTGGACCTGGTGCTCATCGATGCGACGAATCCGTTCGGCTATGGGCACATTCTGCCTTGGGGCCTGATGCGCGAGCCGCGCGGGGCGCTCAAACGCGCAGATGCGATCATCGTCACGCGCTGCGATCAGATTGACGCGCCGGCGCTCGACAAGCTGGACGCCACCTTGAAGTCGATCACCGGTCAAGTACCCCTCGCCCATGCGTCCCATCACTGGGCGTCGATCACCGACGGGCGCGACCAGAGCGTCCAAACCAGCGGGCAAAGCGTCATCGTGATGTGCGCGATCGGCAATCCGCGGGCGCTGATCGCGCAAGCGGAAGAACGCTTCGACGTGGTCGAGTCCATCGTGCTGCCGGATCACCACCACTACCGGCCGGAGGACCTGCGGCGAGCGGATCAGCTCGCAAAACAGACCGGAGCCGCGGCCGTGCTCACGACCCACAAGGATTGGGTCAAACTCCGGACCCTGATAGAATCAACGCCCCTGTCCGTCCCCGTCTGGCGGCCCCATCTGGTCATGCGGCTCGACAACGGCGCGGACGCGCTGACCGAACTTGTGAGCAAGACGCTTCACCCATGA
- the maf gene encoding septum formation protein Maf, with protein sequence MGPVDPALRFQTAQARSGVSARLILASTSPRRTKLLDEAGIAHRCIAPPFDDSHFDVSHLKVRQAVATLAHMKAASVAELLDAGLVLGADTLVSLDEHILGKPADADDARRMIGQLVGRTHAVLTGVCLIDAASGRERIFVDEAFVTIGPLDDAAIEAYIAGGQWQGKAGGYNLAELTDRWPITVEGDPATVVGLPMRRLGEWIDAFNASSSPSLEGGARGG encoded by the coding sequence ATGGGGCCAGTTGATCCCGCCCTCCGCTTCCAAACCGCACAAGCGAGAAGCGGCGTGAGCGCGCGACTCATCCTCGCCAGCACCAGTCCGCGGCGCACGAAGCTGCTCGACGAAGCGGGCATCGCGCATCGGTGCATCGCCCCGCCGTTCGACGATTCGCATTTCGATGTGTCGCATCTGAAGGTGCGGCAGGCGGTGGCGACGCTCGCGCACATGAAGGCGGCAAGCGTGGCGGAATTGCTCGACGCCGGCCTCGTCCTCGGCGCCGACACGCTCGTCAGTCTCGACGAGCATATCCTCGGCAAACCCGCCGATGCGGACGACGCGCGGCGGATGATCGGGCAACTTGTCGGCCGCACACACGCCGTGCTGACCGGCGTGTGCCTCATTGATGCGGCGAGCGGGCGCGAACGGATTTTCGTGGACGAAGCGTTCGTCACGATCGGCCCGCTCGACGACGCGGCGATCGAAGCGTACATCGCCGGCGGGCAATGGCAAGGCAAGGCCGGCGGGTATAATCTGGCCGAGCTGACCGACCGCTGGCCCATCACGGTCGAAGGCGACCCGGCGACCGTCGTCGGCCTGCCGATGCGCCGGCTCGGCGAATGGATCGACGCATTCAACGCCTCCTCATCCCCCTCCCTTGAGGGAGGGGCCAGGGGAGGGTGA
- a CDS encoding DUF2062 domain-containing protein — MFRRHVRARIRLYSAITRRFVLHNLLHADDPPERLARGVAIGLFVAFTPTIGFQMGLVLFLAWLFRANKLIGLPMVWISNPVTLVPIYYPCYKLGVMLTRMTPVNAKWWSDLAHPPEGWWNTVDFYWTQMVDVAVPMWVGCVVVGLLFALPSYIIVHRTICYYRIKRWGQLIPPSASKPHKREAA; from the coding sequence ATGTTCCGCCGCCACGTTCGCGCCCGCATCCGACTTTACTCCGCCATCACGCGGCGCTTCGTGCTGCACAATCTCCTCCACGCCGACGATCCGCCCGAGCGCCTGGCCCGCGGCGTGGCGATCGGGCTCTTCGTGGCGTTCACGCCCACCATCGGCTTCCAGATGGGCCTCGTCCTTTTTCTGGCATGGCTCTTCCGCGCCAACAAACTCATCGGCCTGCCGATGGTCTGGATCTCCAACCCCGTCACGCTCGTGCCGATCTACTACCCGTGCTACAAGCTGGGCGTGATGCTCACGCGCATGACGCCCGTCAACGCCAAGTGGTGGAGCGATCTGGCCCATCCGCCGGAGGGTTGGTGGAACACGGTCGATTTCTACTGGACGCAGATGGTGGACGTGGCGGTGCCGATGTGGGTCGGCTGCGTCGTCGTCGGCCTGCTCTTCGCCCTGCCCAGCTACATCATCGTGCACCGCACCATCTGCTACTATCGCATCAAGCGATGGGGCCAGTTGATCCCGCCCTCCGCTTCCAAACCGCACAAGCGAGAAGCGGCGTGA
- a CDS encoding phytanoyl-CoA dioxygenase, with product MTTTTAATRIDLDTPYPLTAEQIAFFRREGYIKLKNVFSPAELSHFGPIITRKVIELNNLADIPWEKRDTYQKAFIQVMNLWRQDEAVRAFTFGKRLARIAAELMGSTGVRLYHDQALYKEPARTAGGGHTPWHADQYYWPIDTPRTCTAWVPLHAVPLNMGPLSFAAESHQHEIGRDLQISDESEAKLQAELSAAGFANIVEPFDLGEVSFHYGWTYHRAGANTSSQPREVMTVIYLDEEAKVVEPRNEHQVNDHKTWLPGVKVGNVADSPLNPVLYRRG from the coding sequence ATGACGACCACCACCGCCGCGACGCGAATTGACCTCGACACGCCGTACCCCCTGACCGCTGAGCAGATCGCGTTTTTCCGGCGGGAGGGATACATCAAGCTCAAGAACGTGTTCAGCCCCGCCGAGCTTTCGCACTTCGGGCCGATCATTACGAGGAAGGTCATCGAGCTTAACAACCTCGCCGACATTCCGTGGGAGAAGCGCGACACGTATCAGAAGGCGTTCATACAAGTGATGAACCTCTGGCGGCAGGACGAAGCGGTTCGGGCGTTCACATTCGGGAAACGACTGGCGCGGATCGCGGCGGAACTGATGGGCTCGACCGGCGTGCGGCTCTATCACGATCAGGCGCTGTACAAGGAACCGGCGCGCACCGCCGGCGGCGGACATACGCCCTGGCACGCCGACCAATACTACTGGCCGATCGATACGCCCAGGACCTGCACCGCATGGGTCCCCCTGCACGCGGTGCCATTGAACATGGGCCCCCTGAGTTTCGCCGCCGAGAGTCATCAGCACGAGATCGGCCGCGATTTGCAAATCAGCGACGAGTCGGAAGCGAAGCTGCAAGCCGAACTATCCGCGGCGGGGTTCGCGAATATCGTCGAACCCTTCGATCTGGGCGAGGTCAGTTTTCATTACGGATGGACCTATCACCGGGCGGGGGCGAACACGTCGAGCCAGCCGCGCGAGGTGATGACGGTGATTTATCTGGATGAGGAGGCGAAGGTGGTCGAGCCGCGCAATGAGCATCAGGTCAATGATCACAAGACGTGGCTGCCGGGCGTGAAGGTCGGAAATGTCGCGGATTCCCCGCTCAATCCCGTGCTGTACCGGCGGGGCTAG